A genomic stretch from Desulfolutivibrio sulfodismutans DSM 3696 includes:
- a CDS encoding phage tail tube protein, giving the protein MAGYVASGILYGGIINAPLKKLGNCRKFAITPNATIKKRTSKMIGTYGQVLDSASMAEPAKLVIEMDEWNTDNLRDAAMGTVIEATQEAGNDVEKSFDLTTVEHGGYYDLGKRRVSGVSVTVASVTKIEGTDYELDAEIGYIKFLEHIGSTGSAVVTFDCAAIAAGAIILGGTESTIKRHYLLRAHNEVDGSHWEIEVWEATLKPTSETDYLADDYSVLGFEGEMNTPTGKTSPYETRRFPAAA; this is encoded by the coding sequence ATGGCTGGTTACGTTGCTTCTGGGATTCTGTACGGAGGAATCATCAATGCCCCGCTGAAAAAATTGGGCAACTGCCGCAAATTCGCCATCACCCCAAACGCGACCATCAAAAAGCGGACATCGAAAATGATCGGCACCTACGGCCAGGTGCTCGATTCGGCCAGCATGGCGGAACCGGCCAAGTTGGTGATCGAGATGGACGAATGGAACACGGACAACCTGCGCGACGCAGCCATGGGCACGGTTATCGAGGCCACCCAGGAGGCGGGCAACGACGTCGAAAAATCGTTCGACCTGACCACCGTGGAGCACGGCGGCTACTACGACCTGGGCAAGCGCCGGGTGTCCGGCGTGTCGGTCACTGTGGCCAGCGTGACCAAAATCGAGGGCACGGACTACGAGCTGGATGCCGAGATCGGGTACATCAAATTCCTGGAGCACATCGGATCGACCGGCAGCGCCGTGGTGACCTTCGACTGCGCCGCCATCGCCGCCGGGGCCATCATCTTGGGCGGCACCGAGTCCACCATCAAGCGTCACTATTTGCTGCGGGCGCACAACGAGGTGGATGGATCGCATTGGGAAATCGAGGTCTGGGAGGCGACCCTGAAGCCGACCAGCGAAACCGACTATCTGGCCGACGATTATTCGGTCCTGGGCTTCGAGGGTGAGATGAACACCCCGACGGGGAAGACCAGCCCCTACGAGACCCGCAGATTCCCGGCCGCCGCGTAA